From one Magnetofaba australis IT-1 genomic stretch:
- a CDS encoding YqaA family protein produces MISGTLWRAMTALFPLDAALAGLFASAFIAATLFPASSEALLAALLLQDAHNPWLLWGVATLGNGLGSVVNWMLGAWLIRFADRRWFPVSPQALARAQERFARYGVWSLLFAWVPLIGDPLTVAAGALRVRLWLFCVLVFFGKGARYAIIAGLFHPDVSSGLFGAFWY; encoded by the coding sequence ATGATTTCTGGCACACTGTGGCGCGCCATGACCGCCCTGTTTCCACTTGATGCGGCGCTGGCGGGGCTGTTCGCCTCCGCCTTCATCGCCGCCACCCTCTTCCCCGCCTCCTCAGAAGCGCTGCTGGCGGCGCTGCTGCTGCAGGACGCCCACAATCCGTGGCTGCTATGGGGCGTGGCCACCCTCGGCAACGGCCTGGGCTCGGTGGTCAACTGGATGCTCGGCGCGTGGCTGATCCGCTTTGCCGACCGGCGCTGGTTTCCGGTCTCGCCGCAAGCGCTGGCGCGCGCCCAGGAGCGCTTCGCCCGCTATGGGGTGTGGAGCCTGCTGTTCGCCTGGGTTCCCCTCATCGGCGACCCCCTCACCGTGGCCGCCGGCGCCCTGCGGGTGCGGCTCTGGCTATTTTGCGTGTTGGTATTTTTCGGCAAAGGGGCGCGATATGCTATCATTGCCGGTCTGTTCCATCCGGATGTGTCGTCCGGTCTGTTTGGCGCCTTCTGGTACTGA
- a CDS encoding rubredoxin, producing MTVWYCLSCDYTYDSEQGSSSVGAPPGTAFDALPDDWRCPLCGMSKEHFLKEGAACPNELPELQWDDSEDEPVDLQEADEGETNALLALRDDEKEE from the coding sequence ATGACCGTATGGTACTGTTTAAGCTGCGACTACACCTACGATTCGGAGCAAGGGTCATCCTCCGTCGGCGCGCCGCCAGGCACTGCGTTCGACGCGCTGCCGGACGATTGGCGCTGCCCGCTGTGCGGCATGTCCAAAGAGCATTTTCTCAAAGAGGGCGCCGCCTGCCCCAACGAACTGCCGGAGCTGCAGTGGGATGATTCCGAGGATGAGCCGGTGGATTTGCAAGAGGCCGACGAGGGCGAGACCAATGCGCTGCTGGCGCTCAGAGACGACGAAAAGGAGGAGTGA
- a CDS encoding formylglycine-generating enzyme family protein, producing the protein MEQLPHDPNASALPIPAQTEMPSQSAHDVTRQPQPAQSLGMQAKRDAAPQAQPASAPASGLPAQSDADASAKRPQSEQEAEFVASMTAGDEALAQRPAASLEELMQRAGSVQVSAAPIATRPHERDAAKRQSKMVADAPDISGVWRSGQDTAQPQQRNLWHDPLIAMGYVKIPGGCYPMGDINGQANELPVHEVCVDDFWMARHEVTRKQWTRVMGKARASDSVIQNRQQRENDEQGDHPVTQVSWHDVQTFIDRLNNSGAGHFRLPTEAEWEYACREGGRKQTFCGGEDLDSLAWHSGNSGRESHPVATRAANAFGLFDMTGNAWEWVNDWYAKDAYRVSARRNPTGPGTGREKVFRGGGYLSNERYLRAGVRYYFPPDRRFNLLGFRLVRMAEPFTGQSKYSR; encoded by the coding sequence GTGGAGCAACTGCCCCACGACCCCAACGCCTCCGCCCTGCCCATCCCGGCGCAAACAGAGATGCCCAGCCAATCGGCCCATGACGTCACCCGCCAGCCGCAACCGGCGCAGTCGCTGGGGATGCAGGCCAAGCGTGACGCCGCGCCGCAAGCGCAACCAGCCAGCGCCCCCGCATCGGGCCTGCCGGCGCAATCCGACGCCGATGCCTCCGCCAAACGCCCGCAATCCGAACAGGAGGCGGAGTTCGTCGCCTCCATGACCGCTGGGGATGAGGCGCTGGCGCAGCGCCCGGCGGCGTCGCTGGAGGAGCTGATGCAGCGCGCCGGTTCGGTGCAGGTGTCAGCGGCGCCCATCGCCACCCGCCCCCATGAGCGCGACGCCGCCAAAAGGCAGTCCAAAATGGTCGCCGATGCGCCGGATATCTCTGGCGTGTGGCGCTCCGGCCAGGATACAGCGCAGCCGCAGCAGCGCAATCTGTGGCACGACCCGCTCATCGCCATGGGCTATGTGAAGATCCCCGGCGGCTGCTACCCCATGGGCGACATCAATGGCCAAGCCAATGAGTTGCCGGTGCACGAAGTGTGTGTGGACGACTTCTGGATGGCGCGCCATGAGGTGACGCGCAAACAGTGGACCCGCGTGATGGGCAAGGCCCGCGCCAGCGATTCGGTGATTCAGAATCGCCAACAGAGGGAGAATGACGAGCAGGGCGACCACCCGGTCACTCAGGTCTCCTGGCACGATGTGCAGACCTTCATTGACCGTCTGAACAACTCCGGCGCCGGGCATTTCCGCCTACCCACCGAGGCCGAATGGGAGTACGCCTGCCGCGAGGGGGGACGCAAGCAGACCTTCTGCGGCGGCGAGGATCTCGACTCCCTGGCGTGGCACAGCGGCAACAGCGGACGCGAGAGCCACCCGGTGGCCACCCGTGCGGCCAACGCCTTTGGCCTGTTCGACATGACCGGCAACGCCTGGGAGTGGGTCAACGACTGGTACGCCAAGGACGCCTATCGGGTCTCGGCGCGACGCAACCCCACCGGTCCCGGCACAGGGCGCGAAAAGGTGTTTCGCGGCGGCGGCTATCTGAGCAACGAACGCTATTTGCGCGCGGGCGTGCGTTACTATTTCCCACCGGATCGCCGCTTCAATCTGCTCGGTTTCCGCTTGGTGCGCATGGCGGAACCGTTTACCGGGCAGTCCAAATATAGTCGCTAG
- a CDS encoding SUMF1/EgtB/PvdO family nonheme iron enzyme has protein sequence MVSLKRLFTLVAAAVMPAALIAPMAHANGLAPVNGLAPAGMQQQTSMLAPLGPMVPVEAHIPATFSPGGRLLAEAEPDGSVAVRDLTNNGLLSRLRGHQGGVTSISFSPDGRRVVTGGNDRTARLWDAATGKLEATLGGHGGVVQAVSFSMDGRFVLTGGADSTVRLWDAKSGRILRIQPRETRLISFAPDRRYAVSVDTADPRLIHHWESVSGEEVGVFEGHTWHITRLIFSPDGKRMASADGAGAIILWDTTTREPVSVLQGHNGPVASLAFSRDSKRLLSADRDHAITLWDAETGQPWYSLQAPPEGVAVVAFDAQETAMPLTLSPDGALRSWDPQTAESKLLRAGRSVTLEVSSPTETIAPAPAPEVLLPVVPTAPMEPVPPAPAANIEGALTPPDAYDGPIPAAQAAPGSAPPSKSVTPPTMGHNRSAPLKPQAAAAPVSGAFSFPRATHVAPPVQQARAQRVTPSRVQPAPMRKAVAQSKPAAPSPRAAMAALFQEPRSGVTFAWAPGGCYKMGANGAEITRAETPAHRVCVDGFWMGRFEVTQEQWTRLMKKNPSQFRNGPNYPVEQVSWSDVQEFVRRLNAASTDGARYRLPTEAEWEFACRAGGPADRPCGGSSNVVAWHNGNAPLGTQPVGGKAPNALGLYDMSGNVLEWTADGYRENFHKIASRRDGLRNPHGDADSPNRAVRGGSWRSQGDESLRASRRHGLPPQLKHASLGFRLVRVGPPPAAMTAQAR, from the coding sequence ATGGTCAGCTTAAAACGGTTGTTTACTCTGGTGGCCGCCGCAGTGATGCCTGCGGCCCTTATCGCGCCGATGGCGCACGCCAATGGTCTGGCCCCGGTCAATGGTCTGGCCCCGGCGGGCATGCAGCAGCAGACCTCCATGTTAGCGCCCCTGGGGCCCATGGTTCCTGTGGAAGCGCATATCCCGGCCACCTTCTCTCCCGGCGGTCGTCTGCTGGCCGAAGCCGAACCCGACGGCTCGGTGGCGGTGCGCGATTTGACCAACAACGGATTGCTGTCGCGTCTGCGCGGCCATCAAGGCGGCGTGACCTCCATCAGCTTCTCCCCCGACGGTCGCCGCGTGGTGACTGGCGGCAACGACCGCACCGCGCGTCTGTGGGACGCCGCCACCGGCAAACTGGAGGCGACTCTGGGCGGTCATGGCGGGGTGGTGCAGGCGGTCAGCTTCTCCATGGACGGGCGCTTTGTGCTCACCGGCGGGGCCGACTCCACGGTGCGTCTGTGGGACGCCAAGTCCGGTCGCATTCTGCGCATTCAACCGCGTGAAACCCGTCTGATCAGCTTCGCCCCCGACCGCCGCTATGCGGTGTCGGTGGATACCGCCGATCCGCGCCTGATCCACCATTGGGAGTCGGTGAGCGGTGAAGAGGTGGGCGTGTTCGAAGGCCACACTTGGCACATCACCCGCCTGATCTTCTCGCCTGACGGCAAGCGCATGGCTTCCGCTGACGGCGCGGGCGCCATCATCCTGTGGGACACCACCACTCGTGAGCCGGTGAGCGTGCTGCAAGGCCACAACGGCCCGGTGGCTTCGCTGGCCTTCTCCCGCGATAGCAAGCGTCTGCTCTCCGCCGATCGTGATCACGCCATCACTCTGTGGGACGCCGAAACCGGGCAGCCTTGGTATAGCCTGCAAGCGCCTCCCGAGGGTGTGGCGGTGGTCGCCTTTGATGCACAAGAGACCGCCATGCCGCTGACTCTGAGCCCTGACGGCGCGCTGCGCTCCTGGGATCCGCAGACGGCGGAATCGAAACTGCTGCGCGCCGGTCGTTCGGTGACTTTGGAAGTCTCCTCGCCGACGGAAACTATTGCTCCGGCTCCGGCGCCTGAAGTGCTGCTGCCGGTGGTTCCCACCGCGCCCATGGAGCCGGTTCCGCCGGCCCCGGCCGCCAACATCGAAGGCGCTTTGACGCCGCCGGACGCTTATGATGGCCCGATCCCCGCCGCGCAAGCCGCGCCGGGATCGGCGCCGCCGAGCAAATCGGTTACGCCGCCCACCATGGGGCATAACCGGTCCGCTCCGCTCAAGCCGCAAGCCGCCGCCGCCCCCGTTTCGGGGGCGTTTTCATTTCCGCGCGCCACCCACGTTGCGCCGCCAGTGCAGCAGGCGCGCGCCCAGCGCGTGACGCCGTCGCGCGTGCAACCTGCGCCGATGAGAAAGGCCGTGGCGCAGAGCAAGCCCGCCGCGCCGTCGCCGCGCGCGGCCATGGCGGCGCTATTCCAGGAGCCGCGTTCGGGCGTCACCTTCGCCTGGGCGCCGGGCGGCTGCTATAAGATGGGCGCCAATGGCGCGGAGATCACCCGCGCCGAGACCCCTGCCCATCGCGTTTGTGTGGATGGCTTCTGGATGGGGCGGTTTGAGGTGACTCAGGAGCAGTGGACCCGCTTGATGAAGAAAAACCCGTCGCAATTTCGCAACGGTCCCAACTACCCGGTGGAGCAGGTCTCCTGGAGCGACGTGCAGGAGTTCGTGCGGCGTTTGAATGCCGCGTCCACGGATGGCGCGCGCTATCGTCTGCCGACGGAAGCCGAATGGGAGTTCGCCTGCCGCGCGGGCGGTCCGGCGGATCGTCCCTGCGGCGGCTCCAGCAATGTGGTGGCGTGGCATAATGGCAATGCCCCGTTGGGCACCCAGCCGGTGGGCGGCAAGGCCCCCAATGCGTTGGGTCTGTATGATATGTCCGGCAATGTGCTGGAGTGGACCGCCGACGGCTACCGCGAGAATTTCCACAAGATCGCCAGTCGTCGCGACGGACTGCGCAACCCCCATGGCGACGCTGACAGCCCCAACCGCGCGGTGCGTGGCGGTAGCTGGCGTAGTCAGGGGGATGAGTCGCTGCGCGCCAGCCGTCGCCACGGTCTGCCGCCGCAGTTGAAGCATGCGTCGTTGGGCTTCCGACTGGTGCGCGTCGGTCCGCCGCCCGCCGCGATGACGGCGCAAGCGCGCTGA
- a CDS encoding MORN repeat-containing protein produces the protein MNARPHWRRRWTHVGGALLLCVTLSACGNIKEGIVGVGKGVGRVANWLHPDQPPLPISVDIPQELAQMPRAMLKLGDSSEYEGTVDADGLRHGYGMQVWPDGARYQGAFEHGERTGNGVFVWPSGSRFEGGFLNGKRHGPGVFVWPNGSRYVGEYVNGKRHGQGSFYPAGETVVVCQEAPREETQTWNRGQLVARAPAATQRNAIDPEQMGQADAMGSAWSQRELTLPPPRLR, from the coding sequence GTGAACGCACGGCCCCACTGGCGCCGCCGCTGGACCCATGTGGGCGGCGCGCTGCTGCTGTGCGTCACTCTGAGCGCCTGCGGCAATATCAAAGAGGGCATCGTCGGCGTCGGCAAAGGGGTGGGTCGGGTGGCCAACTGGCTGCACCCGGACCAACCGCCCCTGCCCATCTCCGTCGATATTCCCCAGGAGTTGGCGCAGATGCCTCGCGCCATGCTCAAGCTAGGCGACAGCTCCGAATATGAGGGCACGGTGGACGCGGACGGGCTGCGCCACGGTTACGGCATGCAGGTTTGGCCCGACGGCGCGCGTTACCAAGGCGCGTTTGAACATGGCGAACGCACCGGCAACGGCGTCTTCGTCTGGCCCTCGGGCAGCCGCTTTGAGGGCGGTTTCCTCAATGGCAAGCGCCATGGCCCCGGCGTGTTCGTGTGGCCCAACGGCTCGCGCTATGTGGGCGAGTACGTCAATGGCAAACGCCACGGCCAGGGCAGCTTCTACCCGGCGGGCGAGACCGTGGTGGTGTGCCAGGAGGCCCCCCGCGAGGAGACCCAAACCTGGAATCGCGGCCAACTGGTGGCCCGCGCCCCCGCCGCCACTCAGCGCAACGCCATCGATCCCGAGCAGATGGGCCAGGCCGACGCCATGGGCTCGGCCTGGAGTCAGCGGGAGTTGACCCTGCCCCCACCCCGCCTGCGGTGA
- a CDS encoding toxin-antitoxin system YwqK family antitoxin, whose translation MKTPLTRARLLGLIAALLLAGCGPTEMHELEIRGGLYYKKGESSPYSGPAVAYFPTRDEDDDKKIYKEAFFANGKPDGTWVTYFHNGGRKEVKYAFGKINGQVRVFDARSKVREETTYVNGRRHGGQTAFNKEGKPVENHFYKDNIRRPYLQPGERTEFKESVKAEMEATAMENQ comes from the coding sequence ATGAAGACGCCACTGACCCGCGCCCGCCTGCTGGGACTCATCGCCGCACTGCTGCTGGCGGGCTGCGGCCCCACCGAGATGCACGAATTGGAGATCCGCGGCGGGCTCTACTACAAGAAGGGCGAATCCTCCCCCTACTCCGGTCCGGCGGTGGCCTACTTCCCCACCCGCGACGAGGATGACGACAAGAAGATCTACAAGGAAGCGTTCTTCGCCAATGGCAAACCCGACGGCACCTGGGTGACCTACTTCCACAACGGCGGCCGCAAAGAGGTCAAATACGCATTTGGCAAGATAAACGGCCAAGTGCGGGTGTTTGACGCGCGCAGCAAGGTTCGCGAGGAGACCACCTACGTCAACGGACGCCGTCATGGCGGCCAGACCGCCTTCAACAAAGAGGGCAAACCGGTGGAGAACCACTTCTATAAAGACAACATCCGCCGCCCCTATCTGCAGCCGGGCGAACGCACCGAGTTCAAGGAGTCAGTCAAGGCGGAAATGGAAGCGACCGCAATGGAGAATCAGTAA
- the arsC gene encoding arsenate reductase (glutaredoxin) (This arsenate reductase requires both glutathione and glutaredoxin to convert arsenate to arsenite, after which the efflux transporter formed by ArsA and ArsB can extrude the arsenite from the cell, providing resistance.), translating into MSVTIYHNPRCSKSRQTLQLLQERDEEITVVEYLKTPLDRAGLEQALTMLGEEDPRAMMRVKEAEYKEQGLGDAAVTREQLLDAMAATPKLMERPLVVKDGKAALGRPPEKVLEIL; encoded by the coding sequence ATGTCCGTCACCATCTATCACAATCCGCGCTGCTCCAAGTCGCGCCAGACGCTGCAACTGCTGCAAGAGCGCGATGAAGAGATCACCGTGGTTGAATATCTGAAAACCCCGCTGGACCGCGCCGGGCTGGAGCAGGCGTTAACAATGCTGGGGGAGGAGGATCCGCGCGCCATGATGCGGGTGAAAGAGGCCGAATATAAGGAGCAGGGGCTGGGCGACGCCGCAGTGACCCGCGAGCAGCTGCTCGACGCCATGGCCGCCACCCCCAAATTGATGGAGCGCCCGCTGGTGGTGAAGGATGGCAAGGCGGCTCTGGGACGCCCGCCGGAGAAGGTGCTGGAGATCCTGTGA